The Clostridiisalibacter paucivorans DSM 22131 DNA window TAGATAGAAGAAATACTAACTCTATAAAATGGGATTTTGTTAGCAAATATTATGGAACAGATAATGTGCTACCTATGTGGGTTGCAGACATGGACTTTCCAGCGCCTGAGCCTGTGAAAAATGCCATAAAAAGAAGGGCAGAGCATGGAGCATATGGATACACTGATATGGCAGAGTCTTTTTATGATTCCATAATTGGTTGGATGAATAGGAGACATCAGTGGAATATAAAAAAAGATTGGATAGTATATACCCCTGGAGTAGTGCCAGCAGTAAATATGGCAATAATGGCATATACTAACCCTGGTGATAAAGTAATTATTCAATCTCCTGTATATTTTCCTTTTTTTGAAGCTGTAAAAAGTAATGAGAGAGAACTTATAGATAATCAACTTGTGCTTAAAAATGGAAGATATGAAATGGACTTTGAAAATCTAGAAAAAAATATAGATGAAAAAACTAAATTACTCATATTGTGCAGTCCTCATAATCCAGTGGGAAGGGTATGGAGTAAAGAAGAATTATTGAGACTGGGAGAAATATGTATTAAAAATAATATAATAATTGTATCTGATGAGATTCACTCAGACATAATATATGGAGACAATAGGCATTTACCTTTGGGATCATTGTCAGATGAACTTCTAAACAATACAATTACTTGTATGGCTCCCAGTAAGACATTTAATGTTGCAGGGCTTGCTGCTTCGGCTATTATAATACCAGATAAGGTCCTTCGTACCAAATTTAAAGACATAATAAATAGGGTACATATAGGGATGGCAAATACCTTTGGAGCTGTGGCATTAGAGGCGTGTTACAATCATGGAGAGGAATGGCTTGAGGAATTGCTAAACTATCTTCAAGAAAATGTCCTTTATGTAGAGAAGTTTATAGAAAAAAATATACCTGAAATAGGGGTAAAAAAACCAGAAGGTACTTACTTAATGTGGTTAGATTTTAAAAAGTTAGGATTTAATGCTAAGCAATTAAAGGAATTTATGATAAAAGAGGCCAAAGTTGCACTAAATGATGGTATAACCTTCGGTCCCGGTGGGGAAGGATTTCAGAGAATGAATATTGCATGTCCTAGAAGTACCATAAAAGAAGGCCTTGAAAGAATAGAGAGGGCAGTAAGGGGTAAATTATAATTCACCCCAGGATTTTATTTTTAATTTTGACTCCTGTTTCTGTTGCTGCAACACCTCCCAGTGCAGTTTCTCTTAAAGTTACTGGGAGGGATTTACCTACTTTGTACATTGCGTTTACTACCTCATCAAAGGGAATAATACTTTCTACCCCTGCTAATGCTAAATCAGCAGATATCATTGCATTGATTACTCCCGATGCGTTTCTTTTGGCACATGGGGCCTCAACTAGTCCTGCAATAGGATCACATATTAGACCCATTATATTTTTTAGAGCAATACTAGCGCTATGTAGGGCCATTTGGGGAGTACCTCCTGATAATTCTGTAAGTGCAGCTGCAGCCATAGCTGCTGCAGAACCACATTCAGCTTGACAACCACCTTCA harbors:
- a CDS encoding MalY/PatB family protein — its product is MGFNFDKGIDRRNTNSIKWDFVSKYYGTDNVLPMWVADMDFPAPEPVKNAIKRRAEHGAYGYTDMAESFYDSIIGWMNRRHQWNIKKDWIVYTPGVVPAVNMAIMAYTNPGDKVIIQSPVYFPFFEAVKSNERELIDNQLVLKNGRYEMDFENLEKNIDEKTKLLILCSPHNPVGRVWSKEELLRLGEICIKNNIIIVSDEIHSDIIYGDNRHLPLGSLSDELLNNTITCMAPSKTFNVAGLAASAIIIPDKVLRTKFKDIINRVHIGMANTFGAVALEACYNHGEEWLEELLNYLQENVLYVEKFIEKNIPEIGVKKPEGTYLMWLDFKKLGFNAKQLKEFMIKEAKVALNDGITFGPGGEGFQRMNIACPRSTIKEGLERIERAVRGKL